Proteins co-encoded in one Kutzneria chonburiensis genomic window:
- a CDS encoding MarR family winged helix-turn-helix transcriptional regulator, with protein MTDATTARLADVFTHVAKRLRGRWMRQLAPLGLTPGQGRALGVIARAGDGIRMADLAGRLDIVPRSATSVVDGLEEQGLVLRRPDPGDRRSLLVSLTEAGRLLVSRIEEAKRGAAEEMFGTLPAAEREQLLAVLLRLDACGKHPGSI; from the coding sequence GTGACCGACGCCACCACGGCCCGGCTGGCCGACGTGTTCACGCACGTGGCCAAACGGCTGCGCGGCCGGTGGATGCGCCAGCTGGCCCCGCTCGGCCTCACCCCCGGCCAGGGCCGGGCGCTGGGCGTGATCGCGCGGGCCGGCGACGGCATCCGGATGGCCGACCTGGCCGGCCGGCTGGACATCGTGCCCCGATCCGCCACCTCGGTGGTGGACGGTCTCGAGGAGCAGGGCCTGGTGCTGCGCCGGCCCGACCCGGGCGACCGGCGCTCGCTGCTGGTCAGCCTGACCGAGGCCGGCCGGCTGCTGGTGAGCCGTATCGAGGAGGCCAAACGCGGTGCGGCCGAGGAGATGTTCGGCACGCTGCCGGCGGCCGAGCGGGAGCAGCTGCTGGCCGTGCTGCTGCGCCTGGATGCGTGCGGGAAGCACCCGGGATCGATTTAG
- a CDS encoding DUF2218 domain-containing protein, whose amino-acid sequence MTGSSFTTQALVATDRPSRYLVQLCKHFGHKIQTVWTEHEGELYFDFGTAVLRTRPEGLHITCTTGDAEALDRLADVVERHLVRFGAKDELVVAWSSTGQAA is encoded by the coding sequence ATGACAGGCTCATCATTCACGACGCAGGCGCTGGTCGCGACCGATCGGCCCTCCCGCTACCTGGTGCAGCTGTGCAAGCACTTCGGCCACAAGATCCAGACCGTGTGGACCGAGCACGAGGGCGAGCTGTACTTCGACTTCGGCACCGCCGTCCTGCGCACCCGGCCGGAAGGCCTGCACATCACCTGCACCACCGGCGACGCCGAGGCGCTGGACCGACTGGCCGACGTGGTCGAGCGGCACCTGGTCCGGTTCGGCGCCAAGGACGAGCTCGTGGTCGCCTGGAGCTCGACGGGCCAGGCAGCCTGA
- a CDS encoding SAM-dependent methyltransferase yields the protein MELPDWVPATMDVSKPSPARMYDYYLGGTHNFEVDRDAAERAIAAMPYTIQGARGNRDFLRRAVRLLVDAGIHQLLDLGSGIPTVGNVHEVAQRRDPTTRVVYVDIDPVAVAHSTAILRHNHLAGVLQADMRDVDAVLSHPRVRDLIDFSEPVGLIMASVLHFVPDSSKPADIVAAYRDAVPTGSHLVLSHIGSNEEPGNRTGMLADFKAVYQNTTNPVVLRTRPQIEAFFDGFSLLEPGVTLVHQWRPDADQELPAKLPPGYGGVGVKP from the coding sequence ATGGAGCTGCCTGACTGGGTGCCGGCGACCATGGACGTCAGCAAGCCGAGTCCCGCCCGGATGTACGACTACTACCTGGGCGGCACCCACAACTTCGAGGTCGACCGGGACGCCGCCGAGCGGGCCATCGCCGCGATGCCGTACACGATCCAGGGCGCACGGGGGAACCGCGACTTCCTGCGGCGGGCCGTGCGGCTGCTGGTCGACGCCGGCATCCATCAGCTGCTCGACCTCGGCTCGGGCATTCCCACCGTGGGCAACGTGCACGAGGTCGCGCAGCGCCGCGACCCCACCACCCGCGTGGTCTACGTGGACATCGACCCGGTCGCGGTGGCCCACTCCACCGCCATCCTGCGGCACAACCACCTGGCCGGCGTGCTACAGGCCGACATGCGCGACGTGGACGCCGTGCTGTCGCACCCGCGGGTGCGCGACCTGATCGACTTCTCCGAGCCGGTCGGCCTGATCATGGCCTCGGTGCTGCATTTCGTGCCTGACTCCTCGAAACCGGCCGACATCGTGGCCGCCTATCGCGACGCCGTGCCGACCGGCAGCCATCTGGTGCTGTCGCACATCGGCTCCAACGAGGAGCCGGGCAACCGGACCGGCATGCTGGCCGACTTCAAAGCCGTGTACCAGAACACGACCAACCCGGTGGTGCTGCGTACCCGGCCGCAGATCGAGGCGTTCTTCGACGGCTTCTCCCTGCTGGAACCGGGCGTCACGCTGGTGCACCAGTGGCGGCCCGACGCCGACCAGGAGCTGCCGGCCAAGCTGCCGCCCGGCTACGGCGGCGTCGGCGTGAAGCCGTGA
- a CDS encoding undecaprenyl-diphosphate phosphatase, translated as MSDLSYVEAIAVGLLQGVSELFPVSSLGHSVLLPALAGGQWAKDLSLSGDETPYLAVLVAMHVATALALVVFYWRDWVRIIRGLWTSIVTRKIENAEQRLGWLLVVGTIPVGIAGIALDHLVRSVLGKPIPTAIFLALNGLVLFGVERLQHRRRDADEIEGNPEETMVIPNAAFPSDDTAPLHAITAEPLSADEASERRLSKLSWKEAVLVGGAQALALLPGISRSGITIVAGLTRDLRHVDAARFAFLLATPVILGAGVYKMPELFKPAVAGSLGPALVGSLVAGVAAYVSARFLASYFETRTLKPFALYCIIAGVGSLAFFLIHGTP; from the coding sequence ATGTCGGACCTGAGCTACGTCGAGGCCATCGCCGTCGGGCTGCTCCAGGGGGTGAGCGAGCTGTTCCCGGTCTCCAGCCTCGGGCACAGCGTGCTGCTGCCGGCGCTGGCCGGCGGGCAGTGGGCCAAGGACCTCAGCCTGAGCGGCGACGAGACGCCGTATCTGGCCGTGCTGGTGGCCATGCACGTCGCGACCGCGCTGGCCCTGGTGGTGTTCTACTGGCGGGACTGGGTGCGCATCATCCGCGGCCTGTGGACGTCCATCGTCACGCGGAAGATCGAGAACGCCGAGCAGCGGCTGGGTTGGCTGCTGGTCGTCGGCACCATCCCGGTCGGCATCGCCGGCATCGCGCTCGACCACCTGGTCCGCAGCGTGCTCGGCAAACCCATCCCGACGGCGATCTTCCTGGCGCTCAACGGCCTGGTGCTGTTCGGCGTGGAGCGGCTCCAGCACCGCCGTCGCGACGCCGACGAGATCGAGGGCAACCCGGAAGAGACGATGGTCATCCCCAACGCCGCGTTCCCCTCCGACGACACCGCGCCGCTGCACGCCATCACCGCCGAGCCGCTGAGCGCCGACGAGGCCTCCGAGCGGCGGCTGTCCAAGCTCAGCTGGAAGGAAGCCGTGCTGGTCGGCGGCGCCCAGGCGCTGGCCCTGCTGCCCGGCATCAGCCGCTCCGGCATCACCATCGTCGCCGGCCTGACCCGCGACCTGCGCCACGTCGACGCCGCCCGGTTCGCCTTCCTGCTGGCCACCCCGGTCATCCTCGGCGCCGGCGTGTACAAGATGCCCGAGCTGTTCAAGCCGGCGGTGGCCGGCTCGCTCGGCCCGGCCCTGGTCGGCAGCCTCGTCGCCGGCGTCGCCGCCTACGTGTCGGCCCGGTTCCTGGCCTCCTACTTCGAGACCAGGACGCTCAAGCCGTTCGCCCTGTACTGCATCATCGCCGGCGTCGGCTCGCTGGCCTTCTTCCTCATCCACGGCACCCCCTAA
- the tesB gene encoding acyl-CoA thioesterase II, translating to MTEAARAAAADPGADKAPGSVPLTLDGVPHGQPVLDRLIALLDLERIEENIFRGVSPADSSVRVFGGQVAGQALVAAGRTVPEERKVHSLHAYFIRPGDPRIPIVYEVDRIRDGRSFTTRRVVGVQRGKAIFSLSASFQLVEAGMEHAEPMPDVPDPESLPTYGERIAQLGPDAVKLGRDRQRPIDLRYVSDPPWITRESGPHEARNQVWMRADGKLPDEDLLQVCVLAYASDMTLLDSVLARHGVYWGTDKVLGASLDHAMWFHRPFRADEWVLYDCESPSASNARGLATGRFFTRDGQLVATVVQEGLLRVLPKPPRVPPTVTPKYRNGFSISV from the coding sequence GTGACTGAAGCGGCTCGCGCCGCGGCCGCCGACCCCGGAGCTGACAAAGCTCCGGGGTCGGTGCCGTTGACGCTCGACGGGGTGCCGCACGGCCAGCCGGTGCTCGACCGCCTGATCGCGCTGCTGGACCTGGAGCGCATCGAGGAGAACATCTTCCGCGGGGTCAGCCCGGCCGACTCCTCGGTCCGCGTGTTCGGCGGCCAGGTCGCCGGCCAGGCGCTGGTCGCGGCCGGCCGCACGGTGCCGGAAGAGCGCAAGGTGCACTCGCTGCACGCCTACTTCATCCGCCCGGGCGACCCGCGCATCCCGATCGTGTACGAGGTGGACCGCATCCGCGACGGCCGCTCGTTCACCACCCGCCGCGTGGTCGGCGTGCAGCGGGGCAAGGCGATCTTCTCGCTGTCGGCCTCGTTCCAGCTGGTCGAGGCGGGCATGGAGCACGCGGAGCCGATGCCGGACGTGCCGGACCCGGAGTCGCTGCCCACCTATGGGGAGCGCATCGCCCAGCTGGGCCCGGACGCCGTGAAGCTGGGCCGGGACCGGCAGCGGCCGATCGACCTGCGCTACGTCTCCGACCCGCCGTGGATCACCCGTGAGAGCGGCCCGCACGAGGCCCGCAACCAGGTGTGGATGCGCGCCGACGGCAAGCTGCCGGACGAGGACCTGCTCCAGGTGTGCGTGCTGGCCTACGCCTCGGACATGACGCTGCTGGACTCGGTGCTGGCCCGCCACGGCGTGTACTGGGGCACGGACAAGGTGCTCGGCGCCAGCCTCGACCACGCGATGTGGTTCCACCGACCGTTCCGGGCCGACGAGTGGGTGCTGTACGACTGCGAGTCGCCCAGCGCCTCCAACGCCCGCGGCCTGGCCACCGGCCGCTTCTTCACCCGGGACGGCCAGCTGGTCGCGACCGTGGTGCAGGAAGGCCTCCTCCGAGTCCTCCCTAAACCCCCGCGAGTCCCGCCCACAGTCACACCGAAATACCGAAACGGATTCAGCATTTCGGTGTGA
- the pyk gene encoding pyruvate kinase yields the protein MSRRAKIVCTLGPATSTPEKMRDLVAAGMDVARMNFSHGSHADHKQVYDLVRTTAAESGRAVGILADLQGPKIRLGTFAGGPVEWRTGDVVRVTVDDVAGTHDRVSTTYKNLAKDAKVGDRLLVDDGKVGLVVTAVEGQDVVCEVTEGGPVSNNKGLSLPGMDVSVPAMSEKDIEDLEFALSLGVDFIALSFVRSPADIDLVHQVMDRAGKGRLPVIAKVEKPEAVDNLEAIVLAFDGVMVARGDLGVELPLEQVPLVQKRAIQISRENAKPVIVATQMLDSMITNSRPTRAEASDVANAVLDGADALMLSGETSVGRYAIESVETMAKIITAVESESTVVPPLTHVPRTKRGVISYAARDIGERLNAKALVAFTQSGDTVRRLARLHTHLPLLAFTPEPDVLSQLALTWGTETFLVPKVDSTDQMVRQVDLAMLSIGRYQPGDLVVIVAGSPPGTVGSTNLIRVHRLGEDDHA from the coding sequence GTGAGCCGACGAGCGAAGATCGTCTGTACCCTCGGGCCAGCGACGTCCACCCCGGAGAAGATGCGCGACCTGGTCGCGGCGGGCATGGATGTGGCCCGGATGAACTTCAGCCACGGCAGCCACGCCGACCACAAGCAGGTGTACGACCTGGTGCGGACCACCGCCGCCGAGTCGGGCCGCGCGGTCGGCATCCTGGCTGACCTGCAGGGCCCCAAGATCCGCCTTGGCACGTTCGCGGGCGGCCCTGTTGAGTGGCGAACGGGCGATGTCGTGCGGGTCACCGTCGACGACGTCGCCGGCACCCACGACCGGGTGTCCACCACGTACAAGAACCTGGCCAAGGACGCCAAGGTCGGTGACCGGCTGCTGGTCGACGACGGCAAGGTGGGCCTGGTGGTCACCGCCGTCGAGGGCCAGGACGTGGTCTGCGAGGTGACCGAGGGCGGACCGGTCAGCAACAACAAGGGCCTGTCCCTGCCCGGCATGGACGTCTCCGTGCCGGCGATGAGCGAGAAGGACATCGAGGACCTGGAGTTCGCGCTCAGCCTCGGTGTCGACTTCATCGCGCTGTCCTTCGTCCGGTCCCCGGCCGACATCGACCTGGTGCACCAGGTGATGGACCGGGCGGGCAAGGGCCGGCTGCCGGTGATCGCCAAGGTGGAGAAGCCGGAGGCGGTCGACAACCTCGAGGCCATCGTGCTGGCCTTCGACGGCGTCATGGTTGCCCGCGGCGACCTGGGCGTCGAGCTGCCGCTGGAGCAGGTCCCGCTGGTGCAGAAGCGCGCCATCCAGATCTCCCGGGAGAACGCCAAGCCGGTCATCGTGGCCACGCAGATGCTGGACTCGATGATCACGAACTCCCGGCCGACCCGGGCCGAGGCCTCGGACGTGGCCAACGCGGTGCTGGACGGCGCGGACGCGCTGATGCTGTCCGGCGAGACCAGCGTCGGCCGCTACGCCATCGAGTCCGTGGAGACCATGGCGAAGATCATCACGGCGGTGGAGAGCGAGTCCACCGTGGTGCCGCCGCTGACCCACGTGCCGCGCACCAAGCGGGGCGTCATCTCCTACGCGGCCCGCGACATCGGCGAGCGCCTCAACGCCAAGGCCCTGGTGGCGTTCACCCAGTCCGGCGACACCGTGCGCCGCCTGGCCCGCCTGCACACGCACCTGCCGCTGCTGGCCTTCACGCCGGAGCCGGACGTGCTGAGTCAGCTTGCTCTCACCTGGGGCACCGAGACCTTCCTGGTGCCTAAGGTGGACTCCACCGACCAGATGGTGCGCCAGGTCGACCTCGCGATGCTGTCCATCGGCCGCTACCAGCCCGGTGACCTGGTGGTCATCGTGGCCGGCTCGCCGCCCGGCACCGTAGGGTCGACCAACCTCATCCGGGTGCACCGCTTGGGCGAGGACGACCACGCCTAG
- a CDS encoding alpha/beta fold hydrolase, producing the protein MQTVTSKDGTSIAYDRSGQGPTLVLVGGAFMTRASFAPLASALAASFDVVAYDRRGRADSTIVEPYSVDRELEDLAAVLSAVGGSFLYGMSSGAALAFLAASADLPITRVAGMEPPYRLPDAPPVDPTYGPVLTSLIEAGRNDDAVAHFMLNGVGQPQAVVDHMRADPFWPHLVALAPTLVHDNAVMADGGLPPFLSTITVPALVVSSTGSSPWLQSAAAAAAAAVPDGRHVSRDGGFHDLPPEVLAAVLTEFFKA; encoded by the coding sequence ATGCAGACAGTGACCTCCAAGGACGGCACCTCCATCGCGTACGACCGGAGCGGGCAGGGGCCGACGCTCGTGCTCGTCGGCGGCGCCTTCATGACTCGCGCCTCCTTCGCACCCCTCGCCTCCGCCCTCGCCGCGTCGTTCGACGTCGTCGCGTACGACCGCCGGGGCCGGGCCGACAGCACCATCGTCGAGCCCTATTCCGTCGACCGTGAGCTCGAGGACCTCGCCGCCGTGCTCTCCGCCGTGGGCGGCTCTTTCCTCTACGGCATGTCCTCCGGCGCCGCTCTGGCGTTCCTCGCCGCCTCCGCCGACCTCCCCATCACCCGCGTCGCCGGCATGGAGCCCCCGTACCGCCTTCCCGACGCGCCTCCCGTAGACCCCACCTACGGCCCCGTCCTCACGTCTTTGATCGAGGCCGGCCGCAACGACGACGCCGTCGCCCACTTCATGCTCAACGGCGTCGGTCAGCCCCAGGCCGTCGTCGACCACATGCGCGCCGACCCTTTCTGGCCCCACCTCGTCGCCCTCGCCCCCACCCTCGTCCACGACAACGCCGTCATGGCCGACGGCGGGCTACCCCCGTTCCTGTCGACCATCACCGTGCCCGCCCTCGTCGTCAGCAGCACCGGCTCGAGCCCTTGGCTCCAGTCGGCTGCCGCTGCCGCCGCCGCTGCGGTACCCGACGGCCGGCACGTCTCCCGCGACGGCGGCTTCCACGACCTCCCGCCCGAGGTCCTCGCCGCCGTGCTGACCGAGTTCTTCAAGGCGTGA
- a CDS encoding DUF2461 domain-containing protein, with protein MKFLGFGEHAIDFYDGLEADNSKVYWDANKHLYQADVREPMLALLAELEPEFGGLGEPKVFRPYRDTRFSKEKTPYKTHCGGVIEQGRGGGAYYVQVGPLGLTVGGGCFHLEADQLARFRTAIDDSRRGDALVKIIAKLAKAGFEIKGEQLKTKPRGYELDHPRIDLLRHKSLYASMTWDPDDVLHERGSFDRVRKAWRALRPFNEWAADHVGVSERPAR; from the coding sequence GTGAAGTTCCTCGGATTCGGCGAGCACGCCATCGACTTCTACGACGGCCTGGAGGCCGACAACTCCAAGGTGTACTGGGACGCCAACAAGCACCTGTACCAGGCGGACGTGCGGGAGCCCATGCTGGCCCTGCTGGCCGAGCTGGAGCCGGAGTTCGGCGGGCTGGGCGAGCCCAAGGTGTTCCGGCCGTACCGGGACACCCGGTTCTCCAAGGAGAAGACGCCGTACAAGACCCACTGTGGCGGCGTCATCGAGCAGGGCCGGGGCGGCGGGGCGTACTACGTGCAGGTCGGTCCGCTCGGCCTCACCGTCGGCGGCGGCTGCTTCCACCTCGAGGCCGACCAGCTCGCCCGTTTCCGCACCGCGATCGACGACTCCCGTCGCGGCGACGCCCTGGTGAAGATCATCGCCAAGCTGGCCAAGGCCGGCTTCGAGATCAAGGGCGAGCAGCTCAAGACCAAGCCGCGGGGCTACGAGCTCGACCACCCGCGCATCGACCTGCTGCGCCACAAGTCGTTGTACGCCTCCATGACCTGGGACCCCGACGACGTCCTGCACGAGCGCGGCTCCTTCGACCGCGTCCGCAAGGCGTGGCGGGCGTTGCGCCCCTTCAACGAATGGGCCGCCGACCACGTCGGCGTGAGCGAACGCCCGGCACGGTGA
- a CDS encoding Fic family protein produces the protein MDERDYVDSHPWLTFAYRLDFDTNAQLWARLGEAFSKCQHLTGSPLTPAVAQELGAVYLAKGALATTAIEGNTLSEQEVSEIIYDGRVLPPSRRYLQQEIENVVAALRAIDEDSRHGGTIITVDWIKQQNRQVLAGLETDEHVVPGEFTTANLVVGNYRGAPPQDVSYLMDRLVAWIAQLTEGNDTQPANIRFFGAFLAATLSHLYLAWIHPFGDGNGRTARLLECAILTNCGLVPWLSANLLSDHYNRTRSEYYRRLSNASRRGDVTGFICYAAQGFVDLLREQIELVQRQQLRVSWINFVYQRFQTLPNTEATARQRTLLLSLQDGPTPLNTIRMLTPELAAQYAGRSDKTVTRDVNRLQSLGLVLLDRHTIEPAIMLMAAFIPGRANSSPRDRR, from the coding sequence GTGGACGAGCGGGACTACGTGGACAGCCATCCCTGGCTGACCTTCGCCTATCGCCTCGACTTCGACACCAATGCCCAGCTCTGGGCTCGGCTTGGCGAGGCGTTCTCGAAGTGCCAGCACCTGACCGGCAGCCCCCTCACCCCGGCTGTCGCCCAGGAGCTCGGTGCCGTCTATCTGGCCAAGGGAGCGCTCGCGACCACCGCGATCGAGGGCAACACCCTGTCCGAACAGGAGGTCAGCGAGATCATCTACGACGGTCGCGTGCTGCCGCCGTCCCGGCGCTACCTCCAGCAGGAGATCGAGAACGTCGTCGCCGCACTGCGGGCCATCGACGAGGACAGCCGACACGGCGGCACGATCATCACGGTCGACTGGATCAAGCAGCAGAACCGGCAGGTGCTGGCCGGGCTGGAGACCGACGAGCATGTGGTGCCGGGCGAATTCACCACCGCCAACCTGGTCGTCGGGAACTACCGCGGCGCTCCGCCACAGGATGTGTCGTACCTGATGGACCGGCTCGTGGCGTGGATCGCGCAGCTCACCGAGGGCAACGACACCCAACCGGCGAACATCCGCTTCTTCGGCGCCTTTCTCGCGGCCACGCTGAGCCACCTCTACCTGGCCTGGATCCATCCCTTCGGCGACGGCAACGGGCGAACGGCGCGGTTGCTGGAGTGCGCGATCCTGACCAACTGCGGGCTTGTGCCGTGGCTGTCCGCGAACCTGTTGTCCGATCACTACAACCGCACGCGGTCCGAGTACTACCGCCGGCTGTCCAACGCCTCCCGGCGCGGCGACGTCACCGGCTTCATCTGCTACGCCGCGCAGGGCTTCGTCGACCTGCTCCGCGAGCAGATCGAACTCGTGCAGCGCCAACAACTTCGCGTGTCCTGGATCAACTTCGTGTACCAGCGCTTCCAGACGCTGCCCAACACCGAGGCCACCGCCCGTCAGCGCACTCTGCTGCTGTCCCTCCAGGACGGTCCGACGCCGCTCAACACGATCCGCATGCTCACGCCGGAGCTGGCCGCGCAGTACGCCGGCCGCAGCGACAAGACGGTCACCCGCGACGTGAACCGCTTGCAGTCCCTCGGACTTGTCCTCCTCGACCGGCACACCATCGAGCCGGCGATCATGCTGATGGCCGCGTTCATCCCGGGACGGGCGAACTCTTCGCCGCGTGATCGCCGCTAG
- a CDS encoding MmcQ/YjbR family DNA-binding protein — MADPLPRLRRLCLALPETTERLSHGEPTWFVRDKKTFVMYADHHHDDRLGFWCAAAPGVQAELVAADPARFYRPPYVGHRGWLGVYLDVPQDWSELAEIVTDAYRAVAPKSLVKQLDITSDTALDKPRG, encoded by the coding sequence ATGGCCGATCCCCTTCCTCGGCTGCGACGCCTCTGTCTCGCCCTGCCCGAGACCACCGAGCGGCTCAGCCATGGTGAACCCACGTGGTTCGTACGTGACAAGAAGACCTTCGTCATGTACGCCGACCACCACCACGACGACCGCCTCGGCTTCTGGTGCGCCGCCGCCCCCGGCGTCCAGGCCGAGCTCGTCGCCGCCGACCCCGCCCGCTTCTACCGCCCGCCTTACGTCGGCCACCGCGGCTGGCTCGGCGTCTACCTCGACGTGCCCCAGGACTGGTCCGAGCTGGCCGAGATCGTCACCGACGCCTACCGCGCGGTCGCGCCCAAGTCGCTGGTCAAGCAGCTGGACATCACCTCGGACACTGCTTTGGACAAACCAAGGGGGTGA
- a CDS encoding DUF4239 domain-containing protein has translation MDIYLQGLVWVLGVAIVAGALTVLIHRLTSGDGRSVNNESAGNVFVIVGGLQAVLVAFVLISLFDTVNSAQDNAQQEANSLVAVTWSADSFPEATRAQIHDLARKYATTVRDQEWPQMQAGETVSGPGPQYLDQIHQAIDQASDNGDDWLKDRKTEASNQLWQVYQLRQDRLDAADGSGVNAVTWFALIVGSVLSMVFTYMFGGPKLIAHVIIVGVLAATMTLLLFAIYQLQDPFNGGANVGPDAFNSAMARLT, from the coding sequence ATGGACATCTACCTGCAAGGGCTGGTGTGGGTGCTCGGCGTCGCCATTGTCGCCGGCGCGCTCACCGTGCTGATACACCGTCTCACCTCCGGTGATGGGAGGTCCGTCAACAACGAGTCGGCCGGCAACGTCTTCGTGATCGTCGGCGGCCTCCAGGCCGTCCTCGTCGCCTTCGTGCTGATCTCGCTGTTCGACACGGTGAACTCGGCCCAGGACAACGCCCAGCAGGAGGCCAACAGCCTGGTCGCGGTCACCTGGTCGGCCGACTCGTTCCCGGAGGCCACCCGCGCCCAGATCCACGACCTGGCCCGCAAGTACGCCACCACCGTGCGCGACCAGGAGTGGCCGCAGATGCAGGCCGGCGAGACCGTCAGCGGCCCGGGCCCGCAGTACCTCGACCAGATCCACCAGGCCATCGACCAGGCGTCCGACAACGGCGACGACTGGCTCAAGGACCGCAAGACCGAGGCGTCCAACCAGCTCTGGCAGGTCTACCAGCTGCGGCAGGACCGGCTCGACGCCGCCGACGGCAGCGGGGTCAACGCGGTCACCTGGTTCGCGCTCATCGTCGGCAGCGTGCTGTCCATGGTGTTCACCTACATGTTCGGCGGCCCCAAGCTGATCGCCCACGTGATCATCGTCGGTGTGCTGGCCGCGACCATGACCCTGTTGCTGTTCGCCATCTACCAGCTCCAGGACCCGTTCAACGGCGGGGCCAACGTCGGTCCGGACGCCTTCAACTCCGCCATGGCCCGGCTCACCTAG
- a CDS encoding DUF6923 family protein, with protein sequence MCEAILVRTGEHGIGTTLSTVSLPSGAERQLRSASVEMNALGYVSSQDLVYGIGDHGHVLRIDRSGGIKDLGYPQGVPRGDLALATAGAAMGGTLVVRLDDRLFTIDVTPSSRTYLSVTRVVRMRPEADGVDDFAVDPVDGLFYGVNSTHGRPTVVSIDPSTGAVHVVATPAGLPAHGSSYGAAVIDSSRTLYVLDNDDGHRSRLFAIPRGGPAREVSSAPAVGTSDAAGCLGMPTPPPPPPPPPTTTTTTPPPPPPPPTTTTTPPPTTTTTRAVVIPPPPQRPVVVPSTTKPWKAPQVTPVASADHEERTKQRRWALTAVILLVGGGAATHAAARARHR encoded by the coding sequence GTGTGTGAGGCAATCCTGGTCCGTACGGGTGAGCACGGCATCGGCACCACCCTTTCGACTGTCAGCCTGCCGAGTGGCGCCGAACGGCAGCTCCGGTCCGCGTCCGTCGAGATGAACGCGCTGGGTTACGTCTCGTCACAAGACCTGGTGTACGGCATCGGTGACCACGGTCACGTTCTGCGCATAGACCGATCGGGTGGAATCAAGGACCTCGGCTATCCGCAGGGGGTCCCGCGCGGCGATCTCGCGCTGGCCACCGCCGGCGCGGCCATGGGCGGCACCCTGGTGGTCCGGCTGGACGACCGGCTGTTCACCATCGACGTCACCCCGTCGAGCCGGACGTACCTGTCCGTCACGCGGGTGGTGCGGATGCGGCCGGAGGCCGACGGCGTTGACGACTTCGCCGTCGACCCGGTCGACGGGCTGTTCTACGGCGTGAACTCCACCCATGGCCGGCCCACCGTCGTCAGCATCGACCCGAGCACCGGCGCCGTTCACGTCGTCGCCACCCCCGCCGGCCTGCCCGCGCACGGCTCCAGCTACGGCGCCGCCGTCATCGACTCGTCCCGCACGCTGTACGTGCTCGACAACGACGACGGCCACCGCAGCCGCCTGTTCGCCATCCCACGCGGCGGTCCCGCCCGGGAGGTGTCGTCCGCACCGGCCGTCGGCACCTCCGACGCCGCCGGCTGCCTCGGCATGCCCACGCCCCCTCCCCCGCCGCCACCTCCGCCCACCACAACCACCACGACCCCACCGCCGCCTCCCCCACCGCCCACGACCACCACGACGCCACCGCCCACCACCACGACCACCCGGGCCGTGGTCATTCCGCCGCCCCCGCAACGCCCCGTAGTCGTGCCCTCCACGACCAAGCCGTGGAAGGCACCCCAGGTGACACCCGTGGCCTCCGCAGATCATGAGGAACGCACGAAACAGCGCCGTTGGGCCCTGACCGCCGTCATCCTTCTGGTCGGCGGCGGCGCCGCAACCCATGCGGCCGCACGGGCTAGGCACCGCTAG